Part of the Oncorhynchus masou masou isolate Uvic2021 chromosome 18, UVic_Omas_1.1, whole genome shotgun sequence genome, ATTATAATAACATTGTTATACAGTATCTTATTATAATCGCTAGAGTTCATTTGGGGTGAATAACTTCCCAGTGTTTGTTTTCTGTTGGAAGTTGTTTTCTGTTCATGTAATGTATTTACAGTAATATGGTCTGTATGTATAAACAGTTTATGTTTAGCAGCTAATTAATTatatgtattttttgttgtttgttgtgAGGTACCTGGGCATAACCAAGCCTCTGACCTACCCTATGAGGCAGAATGGCTGTTGCATGGCCAAGATGGTGCTGTCCGTGTGGCTCCTCTCCGCCTCCATCACCCTGCCCCCCCTCTTCGGCTGGGCCCAGAACGTAAACGACAACAAAGTGTGTCTGATCAGCCAGGACTTTGGTTACACCATCTACTCCACCTCAGTGGCGTTCTACATCCCCGTATCCGTCATGCTCATTATGTACTACCGCATCTACCGCGCCGCCAAGCTCAGCGCCGCCAAGCACACCATCACGGGCTTCCCGCGGGTCGGGGAGGAGGCGGCgcggggggaagaggaggaagccatggaggaggaggaggaggacagcgtGGACTGTGTGTCGGCCACTCTGAGGCTCcacagggaggtggaggggtgcaCGCGATTCTCCCGGCTCATGAGGAGCAACCGGAGGAACATGTCCATCTTCAAGCGGGAGCAGAAGGCAGCAGCCACACTGGGGATCGTGGTCGGGGCCTTCAGTGTCTGCTGGATGCCTTTCTTCTTACTGTCCACGGCCAGACCCTTCATCTGCAGGCCGGACTGCCCTAGCTGTGTGCCCTTGTGGGTGGAGAGGACCCTGTTGTGGCTGGGCTATGCCAACTCCCTCCTCAACCCTTTCATCTACGCCTTCTTCAACAGGGACCTGAGGACCACCTACAGCAACCTGCTGCGTTGTCGTTATCGCAACATCAACCGCAAGCTGTCCGCCGTCGGGATGCAACAAGCCCTCAAACTGGTTGAAAAGACTCACTCTGTTATCTAAATGTGACCATGGTGTTATTGTTGTGGTTTTGTGGCAGCTGCTATCTAAATGGTGTTATTGTTGTGGTTTTGTGGGAGTTGCCATCTAAATGGTGTTATTGTTGTGGTTTTGTGGGAGTTGCCGTCTAAATGGTGTTATTGTTGTGGTTTTGTGGGAGTTGCCATCTAAATGGTGTTATTGTTGTGGTTTTGTGAGAGTTGCCGTCTAAATGGTGTTATTGTTGTGGTTTTGTGAGAGTTGCCATCTAAATGGTGTTATTGTTGTGGTTTTGTGGGAGTTGCCATCTAAATGGTGTTATTGTTGTGGTTTTGTGGGAGTTGCCATCTAAATGGTGTTATTGTTGTGGTTTTGTGAGAGTTGCCATCTAAATGGTGTTATTGTTGTGGTTTTGTGGGAGTTGCCATCTAAATGGTGATATTGTTGTGGTTTTGTGGGAGTTGCCATCTAAATGGTGTTATTGTTGTGGTTTTGTGGGAGTTGCCATCTAAATGGTTATATTGTTGTGGTTTTGTGGGAGTTGCCATCTAAATTGTGTTATTGTTGTGGTTTTGTGGGAGTTGCCGTCTAAATGGTGTTATTGTTGTGGTTTTGTGGGAGTTGCCATCTAAAAGTTGTTATTGTTGTGGGAGTTGCCATCTAAATGGTGTTATTGTTGTGGTATTGTGGGAATTGCCGTCTAAATGGTGTTATTGTTGTGGTTTTGT contains:
- the LOC135503788 gene encoding 5-hydroxytryptamine receptor 7-like — translated: MVVDTNGTFNHSNMRSYATERAEEPGATNMISEALVPHLLKIVQEAAEAVSPTSQSSTLLMENGTRCGEQIRNYDKVEKVFIGAILTALTLFTICGNLLVVISVCFVKKLRQPSNYLIVSLAVADLSIALAVMPFVSITDLIGGQWVFGQVFCNVFIAMDVMCCTASIMTLCVISIDRYLGITKPLTYPMRQNGCCMAKMVLSVWLLSASITLPPLFGWAQNVNDNKVCLISQDFGYTIYSTSVAFYIPVSVMLIMYYRIYRAAKLSAAKHTITGFPREEEDSVDCVSATLRLHREVEGCTRFSRLMRSNRRNMSIFKREQKAAATLGIVVGAFSVCWMPFFLLSTARPFICRPDCPSCVPLWVERTLLWLGYANSLLNPFIYAFFNRDLRTTYSNLLRCRYRNINRKLSAVGMQQALKLVEKTHSVI